One Spinacia oleracea cultivar Varoflay chromosome 4, BTI_SOV_V1, whole genome shotgun sequence DNA segment encodes these proteins:
- the LOC130459297 gene encoding uncharacterized protein, which produces MLSHPYAASWIREVCRRVPLSASRIAWRVLPVSEVIWRPFADAPIPVSAARAHFLSLRRVLLPGVYHHMWYLGERVSLQHSTGDRLVPKDPPRSMLVPGDELAQLYLTARGDAVCLPWENFVDRRGRFEDLLGRLAPPVRFVLPEEEVDPEDIPFADRVIRYENSGGEQVEVTILVASPPHRRSYDAVPEHYAAAPWVGEHRWMLMIDSLKRHCAKLTQKLSGRDGEKRRRGRRGSVDREPQAETSLRQEGPSLDLRQGSRAGTFQRHSDADRGAAPLYMLIPPGILLGVRAVRGLLFLLLVTTSEGAVLSLRVRMLGFTGRRWRGCVRLRCLGHRTSSWRCWRLISTLPLSREFVLLLALFVSRSRSLVPLGQSWIGIWSVTGAATGVKRLWLTLRLMMTPTDPAW; this is translated from the exons atgctCTCccacccgtatgctgcctcttggataagAGAGGTGtgcaggagggtgcctctgtCGGCCTCCCGCATAGCTTGGCGGGTCTTACCCGTCAGTGAG GTGAtttggcgtccttttgctgACGCGCCTATACCTGTTTCGGCCGCTCGGGCCCATTTCTTGTCTTTGCGGCGGGTCTTGCTCCCGGGCGTGTATCACCATATGTGGTACTTGGGGGAGCgcgtgtcccttcagcacagtaCGGGGGAcaggcttgtccctaaggacccacCGCGGTCCATGTTGGTTCCAGGCGATGAACTCGCCCAGCTCTATTTGACTGCTAGGGGTGATGCTgtttgtctcccttgggagaaCTTTGTAGATAGGAGGGGCCGTTTTGAGGACCTTCTGGGGAGGCTTgctccacctgtacgcttcgtactgccg gaggaggaggttgatcctgaggacattcccttTGCTGATAGGGTCATCCGATATGAGAACTCAGGcggggaacaggtggaggtgaccattcttgtagcttctcctccgcaccggagatcgtatgatgctgtacccgaacattatgcagct gcacCTTGGGTGGGAGAGCATCGCTGGATGCTTatgattgattctttgaagaggcattgtgccaagctgacccagaagctttctggccgggacggAGAG AAGCGTCGTCGAGGTCGCAGAGGTTCCGTCGACAGGGAGCCCCAAGCGGAGACTTCGTTGAGGCAGGAAGGACCAAGCTTGGATCTGAGACAGGGGTCCCGTGCTGGTACTtttcagaggcattctgatgctgatagGGGAGCTGCCCCTTTGTATAtgctgatcccaccaggcattctttTGGGGGTGCGAGCAGTTCGAGGCCTTTTGTTCCTCCTCCTGGTTACAACTTCGGAGGGAGCGGTCCTCAGCCTTAGGGTGCGGATGCTTGGGTTTACTGGTCGGAggtggagaggatgcgtcaggctcagatgtttggggcaccgcaccagttcatggcgatgctGGCGCCTTATCAGTACCCTTCCCCTCAGTAGGGAGTTTGTCCTTCTCCTGGcactcttcgtatctcggagcaggagcctggtacccctgggacagagctggatcgggatctggagcgtTACCGGAGCCGCAACAGGAGTAAAGAGACTGTGGTTGACATtacggctgatgatgactcCGACTGATCCTGCATGGTAG
- the LOC130471716 gene encoding uncharacterized protein, translated as MKRETKNPPKVGISTEQRVRLFLLALVSRVMAPSRNSRVHIGFLTALQDLRAVSSLNWGGMAYGQLLYEIKWASPTAPEGEPSIAALWSVLEIWMYKHYPTLASDRTRDAAYPYAASWIRAVCRRVPLSASRIAWRVLPVSEVIWRPFADAPIHVSAARAHFLSLRRVWLPGVYHHMWYLGKRVSLQHSTGDRLVPKDPPRSMSVPGDELAQLYLTARGDAVCLPWENFVDRRGRFEDLLGRLAPPVRFVLPKRRRGRRGSVDREPQAETSLRQEGPSLDLRQGSRAGTFQRHSDADRGAAPFVNADPTRHSFGGASSSRPFVPPPGYNFGGSGPQP; from the exons ATGAAACGGGAAACAAAAAACCCCCCTAAAGTCGGCATATCtacggagcagagggttcggcttttcctcttggctctggtgagcagagtgatggccccaAGCAGGAACAGCCGGGTGCACATCGGCTTCTTGACAGCTTTGCAGGatttgagggctgtttcgagcCTCAACTGGGGTGGTATGGCATACGGCCAACTCTTGTATGAGATAAAGTGGGCCTCTCCGACTGCGCCCGAGGGTGAACCGAGCATTGCTgctttgtggagtgtgctggag atttggatgtacAAGCACTACCCGACTTTGGCGTCggatcgtactagagatgcggcttacccgtatgctgcctcttggataagAGCGGTGtgcaggagggtgcctctgtCGGCCTCCCGCATAGCTTGGCGGGTCTTACCCGTCAGTGAG GTGAtttggcgtccttttgctgACGCGCCTATACATGTTTCGGCCGCTCGGGCCCATTTCTTGTCTTTGCGGCGGGTCTGGCTCCCGGGCGTGTATCACCATATGTGGTACTTGGGGAAGCgcgtgtcccttcagcacagtaCGGGGGAcaggcttgtccctaaggacccacCGCGGTCCATGTCGGTTCCAGGCGATGAACTCGCCCAGCTCTATTTGACTGCTAGGGGTGATGCTgtttgtctcccttgggagaaCTTTGTAGATAGGAGGGGCCGTTTTGAGGACCTTCTGGGGAGGCTTGCTCCCcctgtacgcttcgtactgccg AAGCGTCGTCGAGGTCGCAGAGGTTCCGTCGACAGGGAGCCCCAAGCGGAGACTTCGTTGAGGCAGGAAGGACCAAGCTTGGATCTGAGACAGGGGTCCCGTGCTGGTACTtttcagaggcattctgatgctgatagGGGAGCTGCCCCCTTTGTAAAtgctgatcccaccaggcattctttTGGGGGTGCGAGCAGTTCGAGGCCTTTTGTTCCTCCTCCTGGTTACAACTTCGGAGGGAGCGGTCCTCAGCCTTAG
- the LOC130471717 gene encoding uncharacterized protein — protein sequence MIETQLAQLASTIKEQQVHTSLPPQGQPPKQMYAIVTRSGKTLDDGVTHVEAQCSRGGNSKGDESSDHDDEEGKSHVDGMSDGDKSKETTLLPLPTPTPPYPLRFVGKKMDDQFHKFWETISKLYVSLSFTEALKQMPHYSRFMRDILSGKRGCEPKETVQLTESCSALIQHSFPPKLNDPGSFFIPCSIQKLKFENALCDLGASVSILPYKIFEKLTLGDLSLTAMSLQLADRSVMFPLGRIEDVPLVVGKLTFLVDFVVLDIDEDAHTPIILGRPFLATAGALIDVQGGLITLKAGDAKASFKLTIDDQCCPKMNSCMKIDTLACVENNHTCANSSNYFHVSKCANKLARSSLGEKEVHGDPKTLGDEFDDVVTILELFEMHDEDVNGAKRSKVFHRSAKKAKQSKKVKNPSIPEERHVGGSFGFRLLKGGIGKIFVPKGAKKCMVTSVDPKLVVFDPP from the coding sequence atgattgagacccaactagCTCAACTTGCTAGCACCATCAAGGAGCAACAAGTTCAcacaagtctcccaccccaaggtcaacctcCTAAGCAAATGTACGCAAttgtgacaaggagtgggaagacTTTAGATGATGGTGTTACGCATGTTGAAGCTCAATGCTCTAGGGGGGGAAATTCTAAGGGAGATGAGTCCTCCGACCATGATGATGAGGAAGGGAAGTCTCATGTCGATGGCATGAGTGATGGTGATAAGTCGAAAGAGACTACCCTTCTTCCTCTCCCAACTCCTACTCCCCCCTACCCTCTAAGATTTGTCGGTAAGAAGATGGATGACCAATTCCACAAATTCTGGGAAACCATTAGCAAACTTTATGTGTCATTATCTTTTACCGAGGCACTCAAACAAATGCCCCACTACTCAAGATTCATGAGGGACATTCTTAGTGGCAAGAGAGGGTGTGAAcccaaggagaccgttcaaCTCACGGAGAGTTGTAGCGCTCTAATTCAGCACTCCTTTCCCCCAAAACTCAATGATCCCGGGAGTTTTTTTATCCCTTGTAGCATTCAAAAGCTAAAATTTGAGAATGCTCTTTGTGATTTGGGGGCAAGTGTGAGCATCTTGCCATATAAGATTTTTGAGAAGCTTACTCTTGGTGATCTCTCTCTTACTGCTATGTCATTGCAACTAGCCGATCGATCGGTTATGTTTCCATTGGGTAGGATTGAGGATGTTCCCCTCGTAGTTGGCaagcttacttttcttgttgactTCGTTGTCTTGGACATCGATGAGGATGCCCACACCCCCATTATCTTGGGGAGGCCATTCTTGGCCACCGCGGGTGCCCTTATCGATGTGCAAGGGGGACTTATCACCTTGAAGGCTGGAGATGCCAAAGCTAGCTTCAAGCTCACTATTGATGATCAATGTTGTCCCAAAATGAATAGTTGCATGAAAATCGACACTCTTGCTTGTGTTGAGAACAACCATACTTGTGCTAATTCTTCTAACTATTTTCATGTTTCTAAGTGTGCTAATAAGCTTGCTAGGTCCTCTCTCGGTGAAAAGGAAGTCCATGGAGATCCAAAGACTCTTGGGGATGAGTTTGATGATGTTGTAACCATCCTCGAGTTATTTGAGATGCATGATGAAGATGTTAATGGAGCTAAACGCTCCAAGGTGTTCCATAGGTCGgctaagaaagccaagcagtCCAAGAAGGTCAAGAATCCATCAATTCCCGAGGAGAGGCATGTTGGTGGATCGTTTGGCTTTCGTCTCTTGAAAGGCGGTATCGGTAAGATCTTTGTGCCCAAAGGGGCAAAGAAGTGCATGGTGACTAGTGTTGACCCAAAGTTGGTCGTGTTTGACCCCCCTTGA